In Haliotis asinina isolate JCU_RB_2024 unplaced genomic scaffold, JCU_Hal_asi_v2 scaffold_17, whole genome shotgun sequence, a single genomic region encodes these proteins:
- the LOC137269815 gene encoding leucine-rich repeat protein lrrA-like: MSKRGKKKDEKPPPATGPGSKIVSLPDPLKKNHIKRLGDGKAVHLKFGTCNMKTLPIEIYDNEELSALTLRFNAENNRLKRLPKGLANLENVEYIDVKNNNLTSFPGSVSRMKKLVTLDITNNSIKKLPPSIHKSTGLRTLYAQNNRLRALPKNLGKSPSLTHIDVSFNLIKSFKKGLYEVAAFVNLAGNRITEMPSAAVKKPNIKSMDLSYNAIAFVPENIDKLRCLTWLDLSHNSLDELPVQVGMVKYLHYFNVSHNSIKVLPEEMCSLGYALDTLNVAGNEITVLPNDIHLLKKLRVLDVSDNQIEYLPTGTKDLPCIESLNVSGNRLNSMKFAIYLKQLEHLYVARNKIEVIPDELQEMKALQTLDVSGNGIREVPESLGKVTTLKHLNIAQNKISILPDSLGQDQILITLDISYNRLAALPADLRKVRNLEKFHMSHNEIAAIPKSIDFLYQLHSFDVSSNSLTELNIPKPCAYLYLSDNPLTVNPTDLRSPLVVIGDKDHLRNLSHLEICNLQLDEIPPAVFNLRLLRHLDMSKNNLKSLTDGIAKLKALESLVVSHNELTDLPDGLTMLKKLKRLTVSNNSIADFSPGLLRLFSLENLDMSFNKMCLLPDDFGDLNKLISLDLSSNELLTFPRDRIDVLASLTTLNVSFNHIDEMPMGFPYLYRLKVLRAKGNDIKTLPGEFDRLKALEVLDFSDNILEALPESICKLPAVREVDVSDNKIVLGFPKAWENLRGRAAITYSDQSSSKTREDRDRPKKPEPEKSPKSKRKGKGSPQGGRRGKGAKSAPPGN, encoded by the coding sequence ATGAGTAAGAGAGGCAAGAAGAAGGATGAAAAGCCCCCTCCCGCCACCGGTCCGGGGAGCAAGATCGTCTCCCTACCCGACCCCCTCAAGAAGAACCACATCAAACGTTTGGGGGACGGGAAGGCAGTTCACCTCAAATTCGGCACGTGCAACATGAAAACGCTCCCCATCGAGATCTACGACAACGAGGAACTCAGTGCATTAACTCTTCGCTTCAACGCCGAGAACAACCGTCTGAAGAGGTTGCCAAAAGGTTTGGCCAATCTGGAAAACGTGGAGTACATAGATGTCAAGAACAATAACCTCACCTCCTTCCCTGGCTCAGTATCCAGGATGAAGAAGCTTGTGACGTTAGACATCACTAATAACAGTATTAAAAAGTTGCCTCCTTCTATACACAAATCCACTGGCCTTAGAACTTTGTATGCTCAAAATAACAGACTCAGAGCTTTGCCCAAGAATCTAGGAAAGTCACCATCTTTGACACATATAGATGTTTCGTTTAATCTGATCAAATCTTTCAAGAAGGGTCTGTATGAGGTGGCTGCGTTTGTGAACCTTGCAGGTAACAGAATTACGGAAATGCCCTCTGCTGCTGTTAAAAAGCCAAATATCAAGAGTATGGATCTTTCCTATAATGCAATCGCGTTTGTGCCGGAAAACATTGACAAATTGAGATGCTTGACCTGGCTTGATCTTTCCCACAATTCTTTGGATGAGCTTCCAGTGCAGGTGGGTATGGTGAAGTATCTGCACTATTTCAACGTATCGCACAATTCTATCAAAGTGCTTCCAGAGGAGATGTGCAGTCTTGGATACGCACTGGACACACTCAACGTTGCTGGGAATGAAATCACTGTTTTGCCAAATGATATCCATTTACTAAAGAAGCTCCGAGTTTTGGACGTCTCCGACAACCAGATTGAGTACCTGCCGACAGGGACGAAAGATCTGCCATGTATTGAAAGCCTCAATGTGTCAGGCAATCGCCTCAACTCCATGAAATTCGCaatatatttgaaacagttgGAACATCTGTATGTGGCTAGAAATAAAATTGAAGTAATTCCCGATGAACTTCAGGAGATGAAGGCTCTTCAGACCCTGGATGTGTCGGGTAACGGGATCAGAGAGGTTCCCGAATCTCTTGGTAAGGTGACAACACTAAAGCATCTAAACATCGCTCAGAACAAGATCTCCATCCTCCCAGACAGTCTCGGCCAGGACCAAATCCTCATCACCTTGGATATCTCCTACAATAGGCTGGCAGCTCTGCCTGCTGACCTCCGAAAGGTCCGTAACCTGGAGAAGTTCCACATGAGCCATAACGAAATAGCAGCCATCCCCAAATCAATAGACTTCTTGTACCAGCTTCATTCGTTTGATGTCTCCAGCAACAGTCTGACTGAGCTGAACATCCCGAAACCATGTGCATACCTGTATCTGTCCGATAACCCGCTCACCGTCAACCCAACTGACTTACGCTCGCCTCTGGTTGTCATTGGTGACAAGGATCATCTACGGAACCTGTCTCATCTGGAGATTTGTAACCTCCAGCTTGATGAGATTCCTCCTGCTGTCTTCAACCTCCGACTCCTCCGCCATCTGGATATGTCAAAGAACAACCTGAAGTCGCTCACGGACGGCATTGCTAAGCTGAAGGCTCTGGAGAGCCTTGTGGTCAGCCACAACGAGCTAACCGATCTCCCGGACGGACTCACAATGCTGAAGAAGCTGAAACGTTTGACCGTGTCCAATAACTCCATAGCTGACTTCTCCCCTGGACTTCTGAGGCTTTTCTCGCTGGAGAACCTTGACATGTCCTTCAACAAGATGTGCCTCCTCCCCGATGACTTTGGTGACCTTAACAAGCTCATTAGCCTTGACCTTTCCAGCAATGAACTTTTGACCTTTCCACGTGACCGGATAGACGTCTTAGCGTCTCTGACCACGTTGAATGTTTCTTTCAACCATATTGACGAGATGCCAATGGGATTTCCGTATCTGTATAGGCTGAAGGTACTGAGAGCAAAAGGTAATGACATCAAGACCCTTCCAGGAGAGTTTGACAGGTTGAAGGCATTGGAGGTTCTAGATTTCTCTGATAATATTTTGGAAGCCCTTCCAGAGAGCATATGCAAACTCCCTGCTGTCCGAGAGGTGGACGTTTCCGACAACAAGATCGTCCTCGGATTCCCGAAGGCTTGGGAGAACCTTCGTGGCAGAGCTGCAATCACCTACTCGGACCAGTCGTCAAGTAAGACGAGGGAAGACAGGGACAGACCGAAGAAGCCAGAACCAGAGAAGAGCCCAAAGAGCAAGCGGAAGGGGAAGGGTAGTCCCCAGGGGGGAAGGAGGGGCAAAGGTGCAAAGTCCGCACCCCCAGGCAACTGA
- the LOC137269805 gene encoding trafficking protein particle complex subunit 1-like has product MTVFNFYIFDRNGTCLYYAEWNRKKQSGISKEEEFKLMYGMIFSIKSFVNRISPTDMKDGFMNFKTSKYKLHFFETQSGLKFIMNTDLNVGSVKETLQLIYSSIYVEYVVKNPLCCLDQPITSELFKAKLDDFVRGLPIFPASVS; this is encoded by the exons ATGACAGTGTTTAATTTCTATATATTTGACCGAAATGGGACGTGTTTGTATTATGCAGAATGGAACAGAAAGAAGCAGTCTGGCATTAGCAAAGAGGAG GAATTCAAGCTGATGTACGGCAtgattttctcaataaaatCGTTTGTTAACAGGATATCACCAACCGACAT GAAGGATGGTTTCATGAACTTCAAGACAAGCAAATACAAGCTCCATTTCTTTGAGACGCAAAGTGGTCTCAAATTCATAATGAACACAGATCTTAATGTTGGTAGTGTCAAAGAGACATTGCAGCTGATCTACAGCTCA ATTTATGTGGAGTATGTTGTGAAGAACCCACTGTGTTGTCTGGACCAACCCATCACCAGTGAACTGTTTAAAGCAAAATTAGATGATTTTGTGCGTGGACTGCCAATCTTTCCTGCAAGTGTGTCCTAA